Sequence from the Melanotaenia boesemani isolate fMelBoe1 chromosome 21, fMelBoe1.pri, whole genome shotgun sequence genome:
aaaaggtgtttaaacataaaagGTAAGGGAATGGTGGCAGAACATTTTTCAGCAACCACTAGAAACAAAGATTTTCCTGAtctttctcctttgttttctgccAAGGTGTTGTTGATGTTATTAATGTTGCTGTGGTAACTTGTGAGTAGAGACATTCAAAGGCGCTGCCATAAAGGACGTGCTCTTTTCCTATGTGATGCAGTACTGGTAAGTTGCGGTTGGGAAAGGTGTCCATGCTTAATAAGCATGATTAGCCACAAACAGTGAATCTCCACCAGCAGTGCTGGCTCCAGAAGAAACATATTTGCCCACACAGGCCTGGCTGTTAGCCtgcaagaggagaaaaagacaaTTTTGATGTCAAGTTTGATGCTAGTAATCCAATGAGTTCTTTGGAGTATTTTCATTTCCTATTtaagcatgttttcttttttttatcatccacACATACCAGAGCTCTCTTGGTAAACTCTTCCTGGCATGCCTTGCCATTCTCCTTCTTGCCACCCCAGGCTTTAAGAGCAGAGGCCTGCAGGGCACGACCATATGAGAAGGTCAGAGCCCAGGGTCTATGCAGAGGGCACTGGTTCATGGCATTCAGGTTCACTGAGGCCTCCTCCTCACTCTGGCCACCAGACAGGAAAGTTATTCctgtacaggaaaaaaaagacatgagagTTTAGCAGTGCAGTTATCTAGGAGGTAATGCAGACAATTCAATCGAGAATTCAGTAACAGTGTACATCCAACTTACCGGGGACTGCAGGGGGCACAGTGCGACGCAGAGCAGTaacagttgccatggcaatctCCTGGTTGCTGTACTTGTGTGAGCAGGAGTGTCCAGCTGTAACCATGTTGGGTTTGAGCAGGGTGCCCTCCAGGTAGACGTGGTGGTCGGAAAGGGCCTTGTAGACGGCAGCCAGGACCTTCTCAGTGACGTACTGACAGCGCTTCAGGTCGTGGTCACCATCAGGAAGAATCTCAGGCTCGACAATGGGGACAATGCCGTGCTGAGGAAGACAGGGACAAAATTAGTCATAGTACTGTGTTTGCAATACAAGACTCGTAAACCAGAGGCAAAAAATGGGGATATACTATATCTTAATTTCTTAACATTTAAGTGGTATACAAAACATGcttattttgattgttttgtctttatagGTTGTTTTAGACTTTATAGGTCTAAACATTGTAAGTTTCTATTTCTAATGTTTCTAACCATCTGGCAGATGCTAGCATAGCGAGCCAGGACATTGGCGTTCTCAATGATGGCCAGCCGTGAAGGGGTGGTGGGGGTGATCTTCAGGACACAACGCCACTTAGCGAAGTCAGCACCATCCTTCTTGTACTGGGCACAGCGCTCATACAGTCCATCAAGACCTGTTACGAGGGAGAAGACAAGCTAAATTAGTTGAACAAAGTAACAGACTCGGGTACATTGctcactttgttttaaaatattttctttgcataCCTTGGGTCGTTGTCTCGCCGTTGGTTCCGGCCAGAGGGACAACACCTTTGTCGACCTTGATGCCAACCACCATGCCTCTTTCTTTGAGGTGCTGTGGGAAGGGCTTGCCATCGTCGGTCTTCTGGTACATGGTCTCGTGGAAGAGGATGACGCCACCAATGCAAGGTGCAACGCGGTCATCAGCAGTGAAGAGGAGCTGCCGGTACAGCCTCCTGTTCTCCTCAGTGTTCTCAGCATTGATGCTCTGGAAGCGCTTGGCCACACTACCTGCAGGTTATAACAACAGTAGATAAATGAAAACACTGCAGAACACttaaataatgtgtttgtgtaaacACTGGGATACATTTGTAAAACAAATGTGACAATAGACTCCATATTAGTATTAGTTCTAGACTTATGATTTTATTGATGTAGCGTTATACACTAAGAGTCATCACTTTCTGTCTAAAACACTTTGTTTTAGGACCTGTCTTTTTGGGCATCTCTCCCTGAAGTCCCAGTCTGCTCTTAAAAACTAGTAGAGTGCAAGAAATTATTAGGTGCACACATGAGTCGTGCCATATTGGctcaaaaagaaaatcctcaTTAAGAGGTTGTTCACCTCTGGTAATTCACACAAACTGAACCATTATGATATACTAAGCAGGCGTTACCGCATGCCAGTTGGACTCTGACTTCCTCAGAGATATATCAGTTATGAATCATCTCCAACCTCCCAGTCTACTTCTGTACTTACAGACAAGATGCTGATTAATGTCAATCTGTCCCATTTTGAACAAGTAGAGTGAAAAGACGCTATTTTTTTGTATCCTTTGGGATACCATGTTTTATAGTGATATAGATAAGTAAGTTGGAGTTCAAATGAAAAGCAGTCTTTTCTTTGGCAGGCAGTAACTCCTAATTGTGAGGACTTCAAGTTTTATGATTTTACATACCCCTCTCATTGGTAACACAACTCTACTGATGATTTgacatatttattttgatgaCTTACTCATCACAAACATACAAACTGTTTAGTGTATTGTAAACTGTGTGCAGACAGTTTGATGAGTTTGTTTCCTGAAGAGAGTCAACTATTCTGAATAATTCACTTACCAGTGGACTCATCTGCAGCGAGGATTCCCTTGCCGGGAGCAACAATCCTCAGAGCAATATCGCTGAGCTCCTTCTTCTGCTCAGGAGTGAGGAAAGGGTATGCGTGAGGCATCCTGACTCTGAATGAGAGGAGGAGCAAGATAAGGGGAGACAGAGGTCTTAACTTTCTCAGAGTTGCAATGgaaacatttgaacaaaaattgTAGTGTGTCCCAGTTTGGTTTGTGGTTTTGCTTGTGTATGTATGAGAAACTGTTACATGAAACAAGACATGATGTGAAGCTGTAAAGGAAGTGGTGGTAAAGTGAGTTTAGCTACATGATTTCCTGTCTGTCACCTTCTCATATCCaaaccagctgcagcttcttCCACAGGACTGCAGTTGTTGCAGTTGTAATGACAGCAGCAGTTTATGCACTGATATGAACACACTTACCCCAGCACAATGTTCTCAGCTTGGGTAGATCTAATGTCGAATTCTTACTTTACTCCTCTACCCCACCCACCATGTATTT
This genomic interval carries:
- the aldoab gene encoding aldolase a, fructose-bisphosphate, b; its protein translation is MPHAYPFLTPEQKKELSDIALRIVAPGKGILAADESTGSVAKRFQSINAENTEENRRLYRQLLFTADDRVAPCIGGVILFHETMYQKTDDGKPFPQHLKERGMVVGIKVDKGVVPLAGTNGETTTQGLDGLYERCAQYKKDGADFAKWRCVLKITPTTPSRLAIIENANVLARYASICQMHGIVPIVEPEILPDGDHDLKRCQYVTEKVLAAVYKALSDHHVYLEGTLLKPNMVTAGHSCSHKYSNQEIAMATVTALRRTVPPAVPGITFLSGGQSEEEASVNLNAMNQCPLHRPWALTFSYGRALQASALKAWGGKKENGKACQEEFTKRALANSQACVGKYVSSGASTAGGDSLFVANHAY